One genomic region from Corallococcus soli encodes:
- a CDS encoding protein kinase domain-containing protein has product MLCYRCGSHVPDTSETCATCGQKFDAAARQAAGAARKRGTEGAPYKPGDVVANRYAIQEVVGSGPLGFVFRAQDQSIDVEVALKVIQPRLVQQPEERTQFALSMRVGKKLNHPNLVRVYEEGVDGDRPWFAMQMLEGITLRRMMEQRASKGQLFSLKEVEPLLAQMAAALDGAHRFGPHSNLKPENVFVLPDLLKVTDYGLGLAVPHLPFVQAQRGHRAAAYIAPEYVNGAELDARMDVYSLGVLMGEMVTGLLPEDGGVPEVTVRHPDLPPAFESLYRRALNQNPLARPKSGGDLHAEFVALVQRHPAAASRQRAVPPTGALPPAAVAARAANKPLPPVPTGMLPIATAPTPAAPLPVEDAPPPDATQPLDAATLAAILGSNAKALDYITGPEARSVSDASTQQEMRAVAERPSGRGGRGADASQDPRLLGQSPEAATQQEPRAARAGDGAAASEARPSSAKAAEPVMRIFAKAEEPSFPADPRAASRSAESGADSRPGNRSAEGAVAGDGRQAGRGSDASVESRRGGEASSGDARQGGRGTDSGQDGRSGRGGEASSGGSSGRGGEASSGGRGADSGQDARSGGRGEASSGGRGTDSGQDARSGRGAEASGGDGRQGGRSVDDDESSDSRSSSRGGRNARGAAKARGADAAPPRGSRASAAQGAARASSAQAEASSGGRTGARRAEPSPETSGVRGSSRRLPPSVSGLHTMPSTRATQAKPARSGPSSMMWMLILAVVGIGLGAGGGYLWLRIRQAQQAKNAPVPSMPSASEGVSGGFMATERCPDGMKLVSGGAFKRGSTKEDRVSSGSSDELPLESVMVGSFCVDEFEFPNTPGRLPRVSVSLLDAKSLCEGAEKRLCSEDEWEKACKGPGSARFSRGEENPTACNAGTGASGKLAHSGAFPACHHSEFLPSDMSGNAAEWTDTQFKKGGTDMTIKGGSFSGSSDSSRCAARKQGAPELKAPDLGFRCCSNVLP; this is encoded by the coding sequence TTGCTCTGCTATCGCTGCGGCAGCCATGTCCCCGACACGAGTGAAACCTGTGCCACGTGTGGCCAGAAGTTCGACGCGGCCGCGCGTCAGGCGGCGGGGGCGGCGCGCAAGCGGGGCACGGAGGGCGCGCCCTACAAGCCGGGCGACGTCGTCGCCAACCGCTACGCCATCCAGGAGGTGGTGGGGTCCGGGCCGCTGGGGTTCGTCTTCCGCGCGCAGGACCAGTCCATCGACGTGGAGGTGGCGCTGAAGGTCATCCAGCCCCGGCTGGTGCAGCAGCCGGAGGAGCGCACGCAGTTCGCGCTGTCCATGCGGGTGGGCAAGAAGCTCAACCACCCCAACCTGGTGCGCGTGTACGAGGAGGGCGTCGACGGGGACCGGCCCTGGTTCGCGATGCAGATGCTGGAGGGCATCACGCTGCGCCGGATGATGGAGCAGCGCGCGTCGAAGGGGCAGCTGTTCTCGCTGAAGGAAGTGGAGCCGCTGCTCGCGCAGATGGCGGCGGCGCTGGACGGGGCGCACCGCTTCGGGCCGCACTCGAACCTGAAGCCGGAGAACGTCTTCGTCCTGCCGGACCTGCTGAAGGTGACGGACTACGGGCTGGGGCTCGCGGTGCCGCACCTGCCCTTCGTGCAGGCGCAGCGGGGGCACCGCGCGGCGGCGTACATCGCGCCCGAGTACGTGAATGGCGCGGAGCTGGACGCGCGCATGGACGTGTACTCGCTGGGCGTGTTGATGGGGGAGATGGTCACGGGGCTGCTGCCGGAGGACGGCGGCGTGCCCGAGGTGACGGTGCGGCACCCGGACCTCCCGCCCGCGTTCGAGTCGCTCTACCGGCGCGCGCTCAACCAGAACCCGCTGGCGCGGCCCAAGTCGGGCGGGGACCTGCACGCGGAGTTCGTGGCGCTGGTCCAGCGTCACCCGGCCGCCGCGTCCCGGCAGCGCGCGGTGCCGCCCACGGGCGCGCTTCCCCCGGCCGCGGTGGCCGCGCGGGCGGCGAACAAGCCGCTGCCGCCGGTGCCCACCGGCATGCTCCCCATCGCGACGGCGCCCACGCCGGCCGCGCCCCTCCCGGTGGAGGACGCGCCCCCGCCGGATGCGACCCAGCCGCTGGATGCGGCGACGCTGGCGGCCATCCTGGGGTCGAACGCGAAGGCGCTCGACTACATCACCGGCCCCGAGGCGCGCTCGGTGTCGGATGCGTCGACGCAGCAGGAGATGCGCGCCGTGGCGGAGCGTCCCTCGGGACGCGGCGGACGTGGCGCGGACGCGTCGCAGGATCCTCGGCTGCTGGGACAGTCCCCGGAGGCCGCGACCCAGCAGGAGCCCCGTGCGGCTCGCGCGGGTGACGGCGCGGCGGCTTCCGAAGCGCGGCCTTCGTCCGCGAAGGCCGCCGAGCCGGTGATGCGCATCTTCGCGAAGGCGGAGGAACCGTCGTTCCCGGCGGATCCCCGCGCGGCGTCCCGCTCCGCCGAGTCTGGAGCGGACAGCAGGCCGGGGAACCGGAGCGCGGAAGGGGCCGTCGCGGGCGATGGACGCCAGGCGGGCCGCGGCAGCGATGCCAGCGTGGAGTCACGGCGCGGCGGTGAGGCCTCGTCCGGTGATGCGCGGCAGGGCGGTCGCGGCACGGACTCCGGTCAGGATGGGCGGTCGGGTCGCGGTGGTGAGGCCTCTTCAGGCGGCTCCAGTGGTCGCGGTGGTGAGGCTTCGTCCGGTGGCCGTGGAGCGGACTCCGGCCAGGACGCGCGGTCCGGTGGTCGCGGTGAGGCTTCCTCCGGTGGGCGTGGAACGGACTCTGGCCAGGATGCGCGGTCGGGTCGCGGCGCGGAGGCATCTGGAGGCGACGGACGCCAGGGCGGACGGAGCGTCGACGACGACGAGTCCTCCGATTCCCGTTCGTCGAGCCGGGGCGGTCGCAACGCACGCGGCGCGGCGAAGGCTCGCGGTGCGGACGCCGCTCCTCCTCGCGGTTCGCGTGCCTCCGCGGCGCAGGGGGCGGCCCGCGCCTCCAGCGCGCAGGCCGAGGCCTCATCTGGCGGACGCACGGGAGCCCGCAGGGCTGAACCCTCGCCCGAGACGTCCGGGGTTCGTGGCTCGTCGCGCAGACTGCCTCCTTCGGTCTCCGGCCTGCACACGATGCCTTCCACGCGCGCCACGCAGGCGAAGCCGGCCCGTTCGGGGCCCAGCTCGATGATGTGGATGTTGATCCTCGCGGTGGTGGGCATCGGTCTGGGCGCCGGGGGTGGCTATCTCTGGCTGCGCATCCGCCAGGCCCAGCAGGCGAAGAACGCGCCCGTGCCGTCCATGCCCAGCGCCTCCGAGGGTGTTTCGGGGGGCTTCATGGCGACGGAGCGGTGTCCCGACGGCATGAAGCTGGTGAGCGGCGGCGCCTTCAAGCGGGGCTCCACCAAGGAAGACCGCGTGTCGTCCGGCTCCAGTGACGAGCTGCCCCTCGAAAGCGTCATGGTGGGCTCGTTCTGCGTGGACGAATTCGAGTTCCCCAACACGCCGGGCCGCCTGCCGAGGGTCTCCGTGAGCCTGCTCGACGCGAAGTCCCTCTGCGAGGGCGCCGAGAAGCGGCTGTGCTCGGAGGATGAGTGGGAGAAGGCCTGCAAGGGCCCGGGCAGCGCGCGCTTCTCGCGCGGCGAGGAGAACCCCACGGCCTGCAACGCCGGCACGGGTGCCTCAGGGAAGCTCGCGCACTCCGGTGCCTTCCCGGCCTGCCACCACTCCGAATTCCTGCCGTCGGACATGTCGGGGAACGCGGCGGAGTGGACCG